Proteins from a genomic interval of Candidatus Sericytochromatia bacterium:
- the fliY gene encoding flagellar motor switch phosphatase FliY — protein sequence MTESTNPTPLGPLEEAERASFSDLSNYALGASASTMSMLLNKTVQFAVAEVRAGAWESVVQEHGEPMLLVSLDFQIGRSFPHLFLLKPTDAAILCDLMMGGDGTTPPAELGDEHLSAVGEAFNQGLGNAANTLSTLMLRRVGISAPRIAVEMPAMFAAAATLFPDGALTLVRHQFKIENLLDSELLELVPDQAAREMVQILQLAADDPEAAKAAAERDEAAAAGVAEATVPQAFADDLAASAVSGGMAAGLADLPGGLPPGGLPPGLSDLPGGLAPAGLTAAAPGALELAMAAGAFPQQDAVAVKQAQFAPLTRQPSGEGISGLDLILDVALKVTVELGRTRLPIRDILDLGKGSVVELDKLAGEPVDMLVNGKLIAKGEVVVIDESFGIRLTEIVSPQERFNHLKL from the coding sequence ATGACTGAAAGCACCAACCCGACCCCGCTGGGCCCGCTGGAAGAGGCCGAACGGGCCTCCTTCTCGGATCTCAGCAATTACGCGCTCGGGGCAAGCGCGTCGACGATGTCCATGCTGCTGAACAAGACGGTTCAGTTTGCCGTGGCGGAGGTGCGTGCCGGCGCCTGGGAGTCCGTCGTCCAGGAACACGGCGAACCCATGTTGCTGGTCTCGCTCGATTTCCAGATCGGGCGTTCCTTCCCCCACCTGTTCTTGCTGAAACCGACTGACGCGGCCATCCTCTGCGACCTGATGATGGGAGGCGATGGCACGACCCCTCCCGCGGAGCTGGGAGATGAACACCTCTCGGCCGTGGGCGAGGCCTTCAACCAGGGATTGGGCAATGCCGCCAATACCTTGAGCACCTTGATGCTTCGTCGCGTCGGCATTTCGGCCCCGCGCATTGCCGTTGAGATGCCAGCGATGTTTGCCGCTGCCGCCACGCTCTTTCCGGACGGCGCCCTGACCTTGGTGCGGCATCAGTTCAAGATCGAAAACCTGCTCGACAGCGAGCTGCTCGAGCTGGTGCCGGACCAGGCCGCTCGTGAGATGGTCCAGATTCTCCAGCTGGCTGCCGACGACCCCGAGGCGGCCAAAGCAGCGGCCGAACGGGATGAGGCCGCCGCTGCAGGCGTGGCAGAAGCCACCGTGCCTCAAGCCTTTGCGGACGATCTGGCCGCCTCCGCGGTGTCGGGGGGCATGGCCGCAGGGCTCGCCGATCTGCCTGGCGGGCTTCCGCCGGGGGGCTTGCCGCCAGGGCTGTCGGACCTGCCTGGGGGGCTCGCGCCTGCCGGCTTGACGGCGGCCGCACCCGGGGCGCTGGAACTGGCCATGGCGGCGGGGGCCTTTCCCCAGCAGGACGCGGTGGCCGTCAAGCAGGCTCAGTTTGCGCCTCTCACGCGCCAGCCAAGCGGCGAGGGCATCAGCGGCCTCGACCTGATTCTCGACGTGGCGCTCAAGGTCACGGTTGAACTGGGCCGTACGCGCCTGCCCATTCGGGACATCCTCGACCTCGGCAAGGGCTCGGTCGTCGAACTTGACAAGCTGGCTGGAGAACCGGTAGACATGCTAGTGAACGGCAAGTTGATCGCCAAGGGCGAGGTCGTCGTGATCGACGAGAGCTTTGGCATTCGTCTCACCGAAATCGTGAGCCCGCAGGAACGCTTCAACCATCTCAAGTTGTAG
- the fliP gene encoding flagellar type III secretion system pore protein FliP (The bacterial flagellar biogenesis protein FliP forms a type III secretion system (T3SS)-type pore required for flagellar assembly.), whose protein sequence is MGAPALAAPVPVPNVNIGLSGSESPQDISVTLQVLAMLTILSLAPAILVLMTAFTRIVIVLSFVRQAIGTQVMPPNQVVIGLALFLTFFVMAPVANDIYTNAWKPLSDKAISQDVAFARAEAPIRQFMFRQTREKDLALFVKMANIKRPKLAKEVPTYVLIPAFVTSELKTAFQIGFVIYLPFLVIDMVVASILMSMGMMMLPPVVISLPFKIILFVLVDGWHLLSRALVTSFM, encoded by the coding sequence ATGGGGGCGCCGGCGCTGGCGGCACCCGTGCCGGTGCCCAACGTCAACATCGGCTTGAGTGGCTCGGAATCGCCTCAAGACATTTCCGTGACCTTGCAGGTCCTGGCCATGCTCACGATCCTGAGCCTGGCGCCCGCCATCCTGGTGTTGATGACGGCGTTCACGCGCATCGTGATCGTGTTGTCGTTCGTGCGTCAGGCGATCGGGACGCAGGTGATGCCCCCCAACCAGGTGGTCATCGGGCTGGCGCTGTTTCTGACCTTTTTCGTGATGGCGCCCGTGGCCAATGACATCTACACCAACGCGTGGAAGCCGCTGTCGGACAAGGCCATTTCCCAGGATGTCGCGTTTGCGCGGGCTGAGGCGCCGATCCGGCAGTTCATGTTCCGTCAGACCCGGGAAAAAGACCTGGCCCTGTTCGTGAAGATGGCCAACATCAAGCGTCCCAAGCTGGCGAAGGAAGTGCCCACGTACGTGCTCATCCCTGCCTTCGTGACCAGCGAACTCAAGACCGCTTTTCAGATCGGTTTCGTGATCTATCTGCCGTTTCTGGTCATCGATATGGTCGTGGCCAGCATCTTGATGTCGATGGGCATGATGATGCTCCCCCCAGTGGTGATCTCCTTGCCCTTCAAGATCATCCTGTTCGTGCTGGTGGACGGCTGGCATCTGCTCAGCCGTGCCCTGGTCACGAGCTTCATGTGA
- a CDS encoding EscU/YscU/HrcU family type III secretion system export apparatus switch protein → MAPSDDATDAKIRAVALRYEHGIDEAPTVVARGEGLIADRIVALAREAGVPVESNPELAEALSLVEIGTAIPEDLYPVVAELLVFITRVNARRAAAKGGMP, encoded by the coding sequence ATGGCTCCGTCCGATGACGCGACAGACGCCAAAATTCGCGCCGTGGCCCTGCGTTACGAGCACGGCATCGACGAGGCCCCCACCGTCGTGGCCCGCGGCGAAGGCCTGATAGCCGACCGGATCGTGGCGTTGGCGCGCGAGGCCGGGGTGCCGGTCGAGTCCAATCCTGAGCTGGCAGAAGCCCTCTCCCTGGTTGAAATCGGCACGGCCATCCCGGAAGACCTCTATCCGGTGGTGGCGGAACTCTTGGTTTTCATCACACGCGTCAATGCGCGGCGTGCCGCCGCAAAGGGAGGAATGCCGTGA
- the fliM gene encoding flagellar motor switch protein FliM, with amino-acid sequence MAEILSQNEIDALLSALSTGELTAEKMNEETGARERNVRAYDFKRQNKFSKEHIRTLSMMHENFARILSTVLSAHLRMVVQIEVASVEQLTYDEFIRSVPSPTIVNIFSIAPLVGNCIFEINLDIASAIIDRMLGGPGKVSRMRRDLTEIERALVGTILLRALEAFKEAWSTVVKVQPKQESMETNPRFIQIVPPTDVVVLITFEAKFGESAGPLSICIPYVVLEPVINMISSQMMFTLAKQQQSPEHARDIRQKVEQAKIPFQVLLGTADLTVGDILKVGVGDVVPLNSYVDDDLPVLVADKLKFKGRPGLIRNKMAVQLTRVIADRELDDE; translated from the coding sequence ATGGCAGAAATTCTCTCGCAAAATGAGATCGATGCCCTTCTGTCGGCTTTGTCGACGGGAGAACTCACGGCCGAGAAGATGAACGAGGAGACGGGCGCGCGCGAGCGAAACGTCCGGGCCTACGACTTCAAGCGGCAGAACAAGTTTTCCAAGGAACACATTCGCACCCTGTCGATGATGCACGAGAACTTCGCGCGCATCCTCAGCACGGTGCTGTCGGCCCATCTGCGCATGGTGGTGCAGATCGAGGTGGCGTCGGTCGAGCAGCTGACCTACGACGAGTTCATTCGCTCGGTGCCGTCTCCTACCATTGTCAACATCTTCTCCATCGCCCCGCTGGTGGGAAACTGCATCTTCGAGATCAACCTCGATATCGCCTCGGCCATCATCGACCGGATGCTGGGGGGGCCGGGCAAGGTCAGTCGCATGCGACGCGACCTCACGGAGATCGAGCGGGCGCTGGTGGGCACCATCTTGCTGCGCGCCCTGGAAGCGTTCAAGGAAGCCTGGAGCACCGTGGTGAAGGTGCAGCCCAAACAGGAGTCCATGGAGACCAACCCCCGCTTCATCCAGATTGTGCCACCGACCGACGTGGTGGTGCTGATCACCTTCGAAGCCAAATTCGGCGAGTCCGCCGGACCGCTCTCCATCTGTATTCCTTACGTGGTGCTTGAACCGGTCATCAACATGATCAGTTCGCAAATGATGTTCACGCTCGCCAAGCAGCAACAGAGCCCCGAGCATGCGCGTGACATTCGACAGAAGGTTGAACAGGCGAAAATCCCGTTTCAGGTGTTGCTGGGCACCGCTGACCTGACGGTGGGCGATATTCTCAAGGTGGGGGTAGGCGACGTGGTGCCGCTCAATTCATACGTGGATGACGATCTGCCTGTCCTGGTGGCGGACAAGCTGAAATTCAAAGGGCGCCCTGGCCTGATTCGCAACAAGATGGCCGTGCAACTGACCCGCGTGATTGCCGACAGAGAACTGGATGACGAATGA
- a CDS encoding flagellar hook-length control protein FliK, with protein MFIRGIDFSRHSVVVGSQAEQPTPTTTNPNTLQNNQVVEARVIAAAGGEATLDIAGERVVAEAHTALNVGDKLFVRVEMLKDGMIRLAIQASAPQDGHTPKLPEAAIDTFLREAGLPVDDRSRLVARILIARDGSLDRASALRLLAALRPFEQAGPRETAAAALLQRAGVALTPPTIALLAAREMPEAPPRLGAILRDLLPAVAARAAAPRAPEAEAARALLVLLRGSAPSAPVSEFRKNFEAWIKALVPQVYPFRAGDGGKAEPARPEVRPAAAGAAATASDAVAEPSVSEVERPPAAPVRVPASQSGAPVPTHTETRAGGPAPRVPDLASLLEGLARALGPEHKGLKQRLNEAVAEVRYIQLMHTAAPTPSQPEQPLALPLWLPQLGGQQGESELQVHARAQENARPEPSDVSRLVFVLDTEHLGTVQADLALSDGVLNLSLGLADQADRLFVEQQLEEFKAAIARLGLSPGRVGTRLARSLPPGSPRVAGLGDVLQFDRKV; from the coding sequence GTGTTCATCCGCGGCATCGATTTTTCCAGACACAGCGTCGTGGTGGGGAGCCAGGCCGAGCAACCCACCCCGACCACGACCAACCCCAACACCCTGCAGAACAATCAGGTCGTCGAGGCGCGCGTGATCGCCGCCGCCGGCGGCGAGGCGACGCTGGACATTGCGGGCGAGCGAGTCGTGGCGGAAGCCCACACGGCATTGAATGTCGGCGACAAGCTGTTCGTGCGGGTCGAGATGCTGAAAGACGGCATGATCCGGCTGGCCATCCAGGCCAGCGCGCCGCAGGACGGCCACACGCCCAAGCTCCCCGAGGCAGCCATCGACACGTTTCTGCGGGAAGCCGGCTTGCCGGTCGACGACCGCAGTCGCCTGGTGGCACGGATCCTGATTGCCCGCGATGGCTCCCTCGACCGCGCCTCGGCCCTGCGCCTGCTGGCCGCGCTGAGGCCATTTGAACAGGCTGGGCCCAGAGAAACGGCCGCCGCGGCGCTGTTGCAGCGAGCCGGGGTGGCCCTGACGCCACCGACCATCGCCCTGCTGGCCGCCCGCGAAATGCCGGAGGCTCCGCCCAGGCTCGGCGCCATCTTGAGGGACCTGCTGCCGGCCGTGGCGGCCCGTGCGGCTGCACCGCGTGCCCCGGAGGCCGAGGCGGCGCGTGCCTTGCTGGTGTTGCTGCGTGGCTCGGCCCCCAGTGCCCCGGTGTCCGAGTTTCGGAAAAATTTCGAAGCCTGGATCAAGGCCCTCGTTCCTCAGGTCTACCCGTTCCGCGCCGGGGACGGCGGCAAGGCCGAGCCCGCCCGTCCGGAGGTGAGGCCGGCGGCTGCCGGTGCGGCGGCAACCGCTTCCGACGCGGTCGCGGAACCAAGCGTCTCAGAGGTCGAACGGCCACCAGCGGCGCCGGTGCGGGTACCCGCATCACAGTCCGGGGCGCCGGTACCGACGCATACTGAGACCAGAGCGGGCGGGCCCGCGCCCCGTGTTCCAGACCTCGCCAGCTTGCTTGAAGGCCTGGCCCGTGCGCTGGGCCCAGAGCACAAGGGGCTCAAGCAACGGCTGAACGAGGCCGTTGCGGAAGTTCGTTACATCCAGCTCATGCACACTGCCGCGCCCACGCCCTCTCAGCCCGAGCAACCGCTCGCCTTGCCTTTGTGGCTGCCTCAACTGGGGGGGCAGCAGGGCGAATCGGAATTGCAGGTGCACGCCAGGGCACAGGAGAACGCGCGCCCCGAGCCCTCGGACGTGAGCCGTCTGGTCTTCGTGCTGGACACCGAGCACCTGGGCACGGTGCAAGCGGACCTGGCGCTGTCCGACGGGGTCCTCAACCTGTCCCTCGGCCTGGCGGACCAGGCCGACCGTTTGTTCGTCGAGCAGCAGCTGGAGGAGTTCAAGGCGGCGATCGCCCGATTGGGCCTTTCGCCCGGCCGGGTCGGCACGCGCCTGGCTCGCTCCCTCCCGCCTGGCAGCCCGCGGGTGGCTGGCCTGGGGGATGTGTTGCAGTTCGACCGGAAGGTGTGA
- a CDS encoding flagellar hook protein FlgE, with the protein MIRSIFTGVSGMRNHQARMDVIGNNIANVNTSGFKYSRVAFADKVSQLISPSTAPGGSIDRGGVNLKQVGLGMSVATVDTVNTQGTIQTTGKVTDLALQGNGYFVMQDGPQRYYTRNGGFDFDRNGNLVAPGSGLKVMGYQSVERKDQAGEPYREIDQAAPIREVKVPSGSFIPPRKTTEVVFSGNLDQRITTTAPVNANDPPNYFETSTDVFDSLGTSHVVTFRFTHTAAGEWTWNVINNDPTYVDPASGNPRAPLMKPATAPNPSDNKLVFGANGLLVDRPPPSATPGIRYDAGSVEIGWKLPSGDIASTTIIPNFGSEGKPEGVTQFATASTAVSTDQNGFPRGDLTGITIDKSGLVSGVYSNGRQQLLAQMAIATFANPGGLQKEGDNIFIKSNNSGDAVVRPPGLGDAGTLISGALENSNVDLAEQFADMITTQRGFQASSRVITTSDEVLQELLNLKR; encoded by the coding sequence ATGATTCGGTCCATATTCACCGGCGTGAGCGGGATGCGGAACCATCAAGCCCGCATGGACGTGATCGGTAACAACATCGCCAACGTCAACACATCCGGCTTCAAGTACAGTCGCGTCGCCTTCGCCGACAAGGTCTCGCAACTCATCAGCCCCTCGACGGCGCCTGGCGGTTCGATCGACCGCGGGGGCGTGAACCTCAAGCAGGTGGGCCTCGGCATGTCGGTGGCGACGGTGGACACCGTCAACACGCAGGGCACGATCCAGACGACGGGCAAGGTGACGGACCTGGCCTTGCAGGGCAACGGCTATTTCGTCATGCAGGATGGCCCACAGCGCTACTATACGCGCAACGGCGGGTTCGATTTCGACCGCAACGGCAACCTGGTGGCGCCGGGGAGTGGTCTGAAGGTCATGGGCTACCAGTCGGTCGAACGCAAGGACCAGGCGGGTGAGCCTTACCGGGAGATTGACCAGGCCGCGCCGATCCGGGAGGTCAAGGTGCCCAGCGGTTCCTTCATTCCGCCGCGCAAGACCACCGAGGTGGTGTTCAGCGGGAACCTCGATCAGCGCATCACGACCACGGCTCCGGTCAATGCCAACGACCCGCCGAACTACTTCGAGACCAGCACCGACGTGTTCGATTCGCTCGGCACCTCGCATGTGGTCACCTTCCGTTTCACCCACACGGCGGCTGGCGAGTGGACCTGGAACGTCATCAACAATGACCCGACCTATGTCGACCCGGCCTCTGGTAACCCTCGTGCGCCCTTGATGAAGCCGGCCACTGCGCCCAATCCCAGCGACAACAAGCTGGTCTTCGGGGCCAACGGCTTGCTGGTGGACCGTCCGCCGCCGTCGGCGACGCCCGGCATCCGTTACGACGCGGGCAGTGTCGAGATCGGCTGGAAGCTTCCGAGCGGCGACATCGCCAGCACCACGATCATTCCCAACTTCGGTTCTGAGGGCAAACCTGAGGGCGTGACCCAATTCGCGACGGCGTCCACCGCTGTGTCCACCGACCAGAACGGCTTTCCGCGCGGCGACCTGACGGGCATCACGATCGACAAGAGCGGGCTGGTCAGTGGTGTCTATTCCAACGGTCGGCAGCAGTTGCTGGCCCAGATGGCGATCGCCACCTTCGCCAACCCCGGCGGCTTGCAGAAGGAAGGTGACAACATCTTCATCAAATCCAACAACAGCGGCGACGCGGTGGTGCGTCCGCCCGGCCTGGGCGATGCCGGCACGCTGATTTCCGGTGCATTGGAGAATTCCAACGTCGACCTGGCCGAGCAGTTCGCCGACATGATCACCACGCAACGCGGATTTCAGGCCTCTTCGCGGGTGATCACCACCAGTGACGAGGTCCTGCAAGAACTGCTCAATCTGAAGCGCTGA
- a CDS encoding TIGR02530 family flagellar biosynthesis protein — MDEIYLNQALGPVGPLGPGSSARKPAPTTGPSFGSVLADKLAAPPLKLSAHAQQRLQSRRIDLDAQDWARIHDGVERAAAKGAREALVLSDKAALVVSVKNRTVITAVDPAGMKENVFTNIDSAVII, encoded by the coding sequence GTGGACGAGATCTATCTCAATCAGGCGCTGGGGCCCGTGGGGCCCCTGGGACCCGGGAGCAGTGCCCGCAAGCCTGCCCCGACCACCGGGCCGAGTTTCGGCAGCGTCCTGGCGGACAAGCTGGCGGCCCCCCCTCTCAAGCTCAGTGCGCACGCTCAGCAGCGCTTACAGTCGCGTCGCATTGACCTCGACGCCCAGGATTGGGCTCGCATCCATGACGGCGTGGAGCGGGCGGCGGCCAAAGGGGCGCGGGAGGCATTGGTTCTGAGTGACAAGGCGGCCCTGGTGGTGAGTGTGAAGAATCGCACCGTGATCACGGCCGTCGACCCGGCCGGTATGAAGGAGAACGTGTTCACCAACATCGACAGCGCCGTCATCATCTGA
- a CDS encoding motility protein A has translation MEISTALGLLVGFGSMLVAHIWENGWDVMAVLSLLNPSAALIVLGGTLGCALLGFPMHELKNLPTCMGMSFKKNGFEETDIVNKLVRFAEKARREGLLSLESEVQAAGDPFLQKGIQLVADGLDQDTIKEMLETELDFLASRHAVPAAILDGLGGFAPTMGIIGTVMGLISLLGNLGGSIEQMGAGIAVAFTATLYGVWTANLLWLPMAQKLKRRSEEEMHVREIMIAGIIAIQAGDNPQIVEEKLKSYLSPSHRKHIGKDKH, from the coding sequence ATGGAAATTTCGACCGCACTGGGGTTGCTCGTCGGCTTCGGATCGATGCTGGTGGCCCACATCTGGGAAAACGGCTGGGACGTGATGGCCGTGTTGAGCTTGCTCAATCCATCCGCGGCCCTGATCGTGCTGGGCGGCACCCTAGGCTGCGCCTTGCTGGGTTTCCCGATGCACGAGTTGAAGAATCTGCCCACCTGTATGGGGATGTCCTTCAAGAAAAACGGCTTTGAAGAGACGGATATCGTCAACAAACTGGTTCGGTTTGCAGAAAAGGCTCGCCGCGAGGGCCTGCTGTCGCTGGAATCCGAGGTGCAGGCGGCCGGTGACCCCTTCCTCCAGAAAGGCATCCAGCTGGTGGCAGACGGTCTTGACCAGGACACCATCAAGGAAATGTTGGAGACCGAATTGGACTTCCTGGCGTCTCGTCACGCCGTTCCGGCCGCCATTCTGGACGGTCTGGGAGGCTTCGCCCCGACCATGGGCATCATCGGTACCGTGATGGGCCTGATCTCGTTGCTGGGCAACCTGGGTGGCTCGATTGAACAGATGGGCGCCGGGATTGCGGTCGCCTTCACGGCCACGCTCTACGGCGTGTGGACGGCCAACCTGCTCTGGCTGCCGATGGCGCAGAAGCTCAAACGCCGCAGTGAAGAAGAGATGCACGTGCGTGAGATTATGATCGCTGGTATCATCGCCATTCAGGCGGGTGACAATCCGCAGATTGTCGAGGAGAAGCTGAAGAGCTACCTGTCCCCCTCGCACCGCAAGCACATCGGCAAAGACAAGCATTGA
- a CDS encoding flagellar biosynthetic protein FliO, translated as MLSRLRTLLVSLLLPLLWGALGAASPVCAQTPADGGEGWKVMAPVELQQAAEAGLKQAPLPPSGLAPPPGAAPPAEPPAPMNPPPAAVAPAVTPPVAKAKPAGPAYMQEDQPFKLRDYEEPKLNADAPWWDRTGGMLLKLALVVGMLLAALFALRKLTAGGGPLGLSLAKGRNLVVLETTTLGPGQAMHLVSVGGDRLLVVGASPQGLTTLACIDEPGQVQLLLAASRGQSTGFNQVYDLESVVQGQGGDMFRGALSDLNRRGGWD; from the coding sequence GTGCTGAGTCGTCTGCGAACGCTTCTTGTCAGCTTGCTGCTCCCCCTGCTGTGGGGAGCGTTGGGGGCTGCCTCTCCGGTCTGTGCCCAGACGCCCGCGGACGGGGGCGAAGGCTGGAAGGTCATGGCCCCGGTGGAATTGCAGCAGGCGGCCGAGGCCGGCCTGAAGCAAGCGCCACTGCCTCCGAGCGGCCTGGCGCCTCCCCCGGGCGCGGCTCCGCCGGCGGAGCCGCCTGCTCCGATGAACCCGCCCCCCGCCGCCGTCGCGCCGGCCGTTACCCCGCCCGTGGCCAAGGCCAAACCCGCGGGGCCTGCTTACATGCAGGAGGACCAGCCCTTCAAGCTGAGGGATTACGAGGAGCCCAAGTTGAATGCCGATGCCCCGTGGTGGGATCGCACCGGTGGGATGCTACTGAAACTCGCGCTGGTGGTGGGAATGTTGCTGGCTGCCCTGTTTGCGTTGCGCAAGCTTACTGCCGGCGGCGGCCCCCTGGGCCTGTCGCTCGCCAAGGGGCGCAACCTGGTGGTGCTGGAAACCACCACCCTCGGCCCCGGGCAGGCGATGCATCTGGTGAGTGTCGGGGGCGACCGCTTGCTGGTCGTGGGGGCCTCGCCCCAGGGGCTGACCACGCTGGCGTGCATCGATGAGCCGGGACAGGTCCAGCTGTTGCTGGCTGCCAGTCGGGGGCAGAGCACGGGGTTCAACCAGGTCTATGATCTGGAAAGCGTGGTGCAAGGCCAGGGGGGCGACATGTTCCGCGGGGCCCTCAGTGACTTGAATCGCCGGGGCGGGTGGGACTGA
- a CDS encoding flagellar FlbD family protein, with protein MINLTRLTGAPFILNSDLISTIEATPDTVLSLTTDHKLVVKESPDEVVARIVAYKRSIYLNGPEAIANR; from the coding sequence GTGATCAACTTGACCCGCCTGACCGGGGCACCGTTCATTCTCAACTCGGATCTCATCAGCACCATCGAGGCCACGCCCGACACGGTGTTGAGCCTGACGACCGACCACAAGCTGGTCGTCAAGGAAAGTCCGGATGAGGTTGTGGCCCGGATTGTCGCCTACAAGCGTTCCATTTATCTGAATGGCCCGGAGGCCATCGCCAATCGTTAG
- a CDS encoding OmpA family protein: protein MSRKKKHGGHANHERWLLTYADLITLLMAFFVILYALSVTEHRKVSELQNALRNAFHITSGAGEAPINGSPNVLVGGATPMDFALIEMQKQIEKASREEGARGEDGELAISTKMTERGLVVSLASSAFFDAGDAYLKPEAVRIMHRVAGLLKQSKRNILVEGHTDNTPIRTRQYPSNWELSTARATSVVRYFVEAHRIPPNWLSAAGYGEYKPIVSNDSPANRAKNRRVDIVILKTDFKGQRPAGQL from the coding sequence ATGAGCAGAAAGAAAAAGCACGGAGGACATGCCAACCACGAACGCTGGTTGCTCACTTACGCCGACCTCATCACGCTGCTGATGGCCTTTTTCGTGATCCTCTACGCGCTGTCGGTGACGGAACATCGGAAGGTGTCCGAACTTCAAAACGCCCTGCGCAATGCCTTTCATATCACCTCAGGGGCGGGTGAAGCGCCTATCAATGGCTCACCCAACGTGTTGGTCGGGGGCGCTACCCCGATGGACTTCGCGCTCATCGAGATGCAAAAACAAATTGAAAAGGCCTCCCGTGAAGAGGGGGCGCGTGGCGAGGACGGGGAACTCGCCATTTCAACCAAAATGACCGAGCGAGGGTTGGTCGTATCACTCGCGAGTAGCGCCTTCTTTGACGCCGGCGACGCCTATCTCAAGCCGGAAGCGGTACGTATCATGCACCGCGTGGCGGGTTTGCTGAAGCAGAGCAAGCGCAACATCCTGGTCGAGGGCCACACCGATAACACGCCCATCCGCACGCGGCAGTACCCGAGCAACTGGGAACTCTCCACCGCCCGCGCGACCAGCGTGGTGCGCTACTTCGTCGAGGCCCATCGAATCCCGCCGAACTGGTTATCAGCAGCGGGTTACGGGGAATACAAACCGATAGTCTCCAATGACAGCCCCGCGAATCGCGCCAAGAATCGCCGCGTCGACATCGTCATCCTGAAGACCGATTTCAAAGGCCAGCGCCCCGCGGGCCAGCTGTAG
- a CDS encoding flagellar basal body-associated FliL family protein yields the protein MAENLKKDGKDEKKKGGMSPDLKWIALGLGFALTTVGATFLGVHFYVSRFMLAKSQMDAQAVAAMHKHKARMPGPTVPILTSQIVNLKGGRFLKFSVSFQFLADEALWPTGGGGSHGAKAVNPLEKFEAFFKDTAIETIAGYSAEELKTDAGRIGLRKKLKDNINQGLKRMYPPPPDPHAAPHTPPEPEKKPAAEEEPPAEEAGGGGGDAAADPHAPKPLPEVMNVFFTEFVVS from the coding sequence ATGGCAGAAAACCTGAAAAAAGACGGAAAAGACGAGAAGAAGAAGGGCGGGATGTCTCCCGACCTGAAGTGGATCGCGTTGGGCTTGGGATTCGCGCTGACCACGGTGGGGGCGACCTTTCTTGGCGTCCACTTTTATGTCTCGCGCTTCATGCTGGCAAAGTCCCAGATGGACGCCCAGGCCGTGGCCGCGATGCACAAGCACAAAGCGCGCATGCCCGGTCCGACCGTGCCGATCCTGACCTCTCAGATCGTCAATCTGAAGGGCGGACGCTTTCTGAAGTTCTCGGTGAGCTTCCAGTTCCTCGCCGACGAGGCGCTGTGGCCGACGGGGGGCGGCGGCAGCCACGGCGCCAAGGCCGTCAACCCGCTGGAGAAGTTTGAGGCGTTCTTCAAGGACACGGCCATCGAGACGATTGCGGGTTACTCCGCCGAGGAACTCAAAACCGATGCCGGTCGCATCGGGCTACGCAAGAAGCTCAAGGACAACATCAATCAGGGCTTGAAGCGGATGTATCCGCCGCCGCCCGACCCCCACGCGGCGCCCCATACCCCTCCCGAACCGGAAAAGAAACCGGCCGCGGAGGAAGAACCGCCTGCCGAGGAGGCCGGTGGGGGTGGTGGCGACGCTGCGGCTGATCCGCACGCGCCGAAGCCATTGCCGGAAGTCATGAACGTGTTCTTCACGGAGTTCGTCGTCTCTTAA